The following are from one region of the Cyanobium gracile PCC 6307 genome:
- a CDS encoding polyprenyl synthetase family protein, giving the protein MTRTIQPLLEAYGRLIREYVERYLTSQPRAPYLHELLADYPSRGGKMMRPCICMANARAFGGRLEDAIPFAGAVEILHNALLIHDDIQDESVERRGLPTLHALHGVPLAINAGDAMLLMAFGPLLDHVGRRGGTFARRILDVTRRMARETAEGQALDIGWRMDRRHDISTADYLTMVLKKTAWMATIWPAQVGMLLGTHGLVDPEAVVRFGFFLGATFQIQDDLLNFSSEAAYGKEPRGDLFEAKHTLLLIHVRDQCNQRERRDLDHFMNLRREERTADAVAWLADLMVSKGSTDYARMVAESLAGAARHEFIRAYGHLPDSPDKDFIEDLVPWVFNRTT; this is encoded by the coding sequence ATGACGAGAACGATCCAGCCCCTGCTCGAAGCCTATGGGCGGCTGATTCGTGAGTATGTGGAGCGCTACCTCACGAGCCAGCCCCGGGCTCCCTATCTCCATGAACTGCTCGCCGATTATCCGAGCCGGGGCGGAAAGATGATGCGGCCGTGCATCTGCATGGCCAATGCGCGCGCCTTCGGGGGAAGGCTGGAGGACGCCATCCCCTTCGCCGGTGCCGTGGAGATTCTCCACAATGCCCTGCTGATTCACGACGATATCCAGGATGAAAGTGTGGAGCGTCGTGGCCTTCCCACCCTGCATGCCCTGCATGGTGTGCCGCTGGCGATCAACGCCGGCGATGCCATGCTGTTGATGGCCTTTGGTCCCCTGCTCGACCATGTCGGCCGCCGGGGCGGCACGTTTGCCAGAAGGATCCTGGACGTGACGCGACGGATGGCCAGGGAAACGGCGGAAGGGCAGGCGCTGGATATCGGCTGGAGAATGGACCGTCGCCATGACATCAGCACAGCGGACTATCTCACCATGGTGCTGAAGAAGACGGCATGGATGGCCACCATCTGGCCGGCCCAGGTGGGGATGCTGCTCGGCACCCATGGCCTGGTGGACCCGGAGGCCGTGGTCCGCTTCGGCTTCTTTCTCGGTGCCACCTTCCAGATCCAGGATGACCTGTTGAACTTCTCCTCGGAAGCGGCCTATGGCAAGGAGCCGCGAGGGGATCTGTTTGAGGCCAAGCACACCCTGCTGTTGATTCATGTCCGTGACCAATGCAATCAACGCGAACGCCGGGACCTCGATCACTTCATGAACCTGCGCCGCGAGGAGCGCACCGCTGATGCCGTGGCCTGGCTGGCTGACCTCATGGTCAGCAAAGGCTCGACCGACTATGCGCGCATGGTGGCGGAGTCCCTGGCGGGCGCCGCGCGCCACGAATTCATCAGAGCCTACGGGCACCTTCCCGACTCTCCGGACAAGGACTTCATCGAGGATCTGGTCCCCTGGGTGTTCAACCGGACGACCTGA
- a CDS encoding saccharopine dehydrogenase family protein: protein MAETPGVPVAEPVGRVLLYGATGFSGRLLTRALREQGVDVVLAGRHHGRVTEMARRWHLDGRVVSLDDRLQLEAALDGIRVVLHAAGPFQRTALPMMSACLRSGTHYLDLAGEWPVFQQAMDHGDQAAGNGVMLMPGIGFSIVASDCLLALARARFPDAVALRLALSAPDVMSRGTFRSLMGLTSSTVLVRRQGTPTSVPAGSLSRCFDFGAGLRTAVAVTWPDVVISQVTRGIPTLEVYAEADWPVQVALRAGSSLAPLPQSPLGQRLLDLLSQGWPEAPSATQRQRSGFTLVVEAEDRWRRCRSLRIQTPDGYTVTAATVSAIVRRVLNGHVAAGFQSPAHLYGGSLLEESGCVLRVG, encoded by the coding sequence ATGGCTGAGACCCCTGGCGTCCCTGTCGCCGAGCCTGTCGGTCGTGTCCTGCTCTACGGCGCCACCGGCTTCAGCGGCCGCCTGCTGACCCGCGCGCTTCGGGAACAGGGTGTCGATGTCGTGCTGGCCGGCCGGCACCACGGCAGGGTCACGGAGATGGCCCGCCGGTGGCATCTGGACGGTCGTGTGGTTTCCCTCGACGACCGTTTGCAGCTGGAGGCTGCCCTCGACGGGATTCGCGTGGTTCTGCATGCGGCGGGCCCCTTTCAGCGCACGGCCCTGCCGATGATGTCCGCCTGCCTTCGCAGCGGGACCCACTATCTCGATCTGGCCGGGGAATGGCCTGTGTTTCAGCAGGCGATGGATCACGGTGATCAGGCCGCCGGCAACGGCGTGATGCTGATGCCGGGGATCGGCTTTTCGATCGTGGCGTCGGATTGTCTCCTGGCGCTGGCCCGCGCCAGGTTCCCGGATGCGGTGGCGCTGCGGCTGGCCCTGTCCGCGCCTGATGTGATGTCGCGGGGCACCTTCCGCAGCCTGATGGGACTCACCAGTTCCACCGTTCTGGTGCGCCGGCAGGGGACGCCCACGTCCGTGCCGGCGGGGTCGCTGTCGCGCTGCTTCGATTTCGGCGCCGGGTTGCGGACGGCGGTGGCCGTCACCTGGCCGGACGTCGTCATCAGCCAGGTCACCCGCGGCATCCCCACCCTGGAGGTGTATGCCGAGGCGGACTGGCCGGTTCAGGTCGCCCTGCGGGCCGGCTCCAGCCTGGCCCCTCTCCCCCAGTCGCCCCTGGGCCAGCGGCTGCTGGATCTTCTGAGCCAGGGCTGGCCCGAGGCCCCCTCCGCAACGCAACGGCAGCGCTCCGGCTTCACCCTGGTGGTGGAAGCAGAGGATCGCTGGCGACGCTGCCGCTCCCTCCGCATCCAGACACCGGATGGTTATACCGTCACCGCTGCGACGGTGTCGGCGATCGTCAGGCGTGTCCTGAACGGCCATGTCGCGGCGGGTTTTCAGTCGCCCGCCCACCTCTACGGAGGCTCGCTGCTGGAGGAATCCGGCTGTGTTTTGCGGGTAGGGTGA
- a CDS encoding Crp/Fnr family transcriptional regulator: protein MRSFPLFEGLEIEQLESLLGEHRTLQVPAQHQLVFEGDWNDGLFLIRSGVVKVRHLTIQGEEVVIALMGAGEMFGELAMLLGNSRRSADVVALTPLEVVKLRWKTVQDELDRSTGFAIEMARLQARRLLCLGRRFSLRGEDASTRVLATLLELAYCSGYGNDPLAPIPDLKQTEIAAIAGLARGTTSRILTQLRSRGTIVETAEGLRLANLEPLHRRGLLEP from the coding sequence TTGAGGTCCTTCCCCCTGTTCGAGGGACTGGAGATCGAGCAGCTGGAGAGTCTTCTCGGCGAACACAGGACCCTGCAGGTGCCAGCGCAGCATCAGCTGGTCTTCGAGGGTGACTGGAACGATGGATTGTTCCTGATCCGCTCAGGGGTGGTTAAGGTTCGACACCTCACGATTCAGGGGGAGGAGGTGGTGATCGCGTTGATGGGCGCCGGAGAAATGTTCGGAGAGCTGGCGATGCTTCTCGGCAACAGCCGGCGGTCTGCCGATGTGGTGGCTCTCACCCCGCTCGAGGTGGTGAAACTGCGCTGGAAAACGGTCCAGGACGAGTTGGATCGCTCGACGGGATTCGCCATCGAGATGGCCCGGCTGCAGGCCAGGCGACTGCTCTGCCTGGGACGCCGCTTCAGCCTGCGGGGCGAGGATGCCTCCACCCGCGTCCTGGCCACCCTGCTGGAGCTGGCCTACTGCAGCGGCTACGGCAACGATCCGCTCGCCCCGATTCCCGACCTGAAGCAGACGGAGATCGCCGCCATCGCCGGGCTGGCCCGAGGCACGACCTCCCGGATCCTCACCCAGCTCCGCTCCCGGGGAACCATCGTCGAGACGGCGGAAGGGCTGCGGCTGGCGAATCTCGAGCCCCTGCATCGGAGGGGACTGCTGGAGCCCTGA
- the speG gene encoding spermidine N1-acetyltransferase, with translation MTRSELALRALERGDLRFIHDQVNNRSVMAYWFEEPYESFDELEDLYNRHIHDNAERRFVVENRAVENGARELIGLVELIEIDYIHRRAEFQIIIAPEHQGKGYARLCIHKALDYSFTILNLHKIYLSVAVDNAKALHLYQQCGFVEEGHLVGEFFIEGQYRDVKRMYMLQENYLARMPKD, from the coding sequence GTGACGCGATCAGAGCTGGCCCTGCGGGCCCTGGAGCGGGGCGACCTGAGGTTCATCCACGATCAGGTGAACAACCGCAGCGTGATGGCCTACTGGTTCGAGGAACCCTACGAGTCGTTCGATGAGCTGGAGGATCTCTACAACCGCCACATCCACGACAATGCCGAGCGCCGCTTTGTCGTCGAGAACCGGGCCGTGGAGAACGGGGCCAGGGAGCTGATCGGCCTGGTGGAGCTGATCGAGATCGACTACATCCACCGCCGGGCCGAATTTCAGATCATCATTGCCCCGGAGCACCAGGGCAAGGGCTACGCGCGCCTCTGCATCCACAAAGCCCTCGACTACTCCTTCACCATCCTGAATCTCCACAAGATCTACCTGTCCGTTGCCGTTGACAACGCCAAGGCCCTGCACCTCTATCAGCAGTGCGGCTTCGTCGAAGAGGGCCACCTGGTGGGTGAGTTCTTCATCGAAGGCCAGTACCGGGACGTCAAACGCATGTACATGCTTCAGGAGAATTATCTGGCCAGAATGCCCAAGGACTGA
- a CDS encoding pyridoxal phosphate-dependent aminotransferase: MPSPTPGESPTVPPCPRARPEVETLTAYSAPLEGRRGLLRLDFNENTVGPSPQVVEAIRAIPADHYAIYPEYDGLREAVVRSLGGLGLTPGHIGLFNGVDAAIHAVFQAFGAPGDRLLTTSPTFGYYTPCARMQGMVIEAIPYRLPDFVFPFEAIRAALEAPGTAAGAPRILLICNPNNPTGTRLEPERILELAAAAPDTLVVVDELYEAFTGDSVLPPLLAGAEGAAGKADPFAAVPNLLVLRSLAKTAGLAGLRIGFAIGAPALVERVGRVCGPYDINSFAVTAAHAALADQAYVDGYVAEVLRARDRLVAQLRQSGVRHHAAGGNYLLLWPRRPAAAVEADLRQAGILVRSMAGKALIDGSLRVSLGTGAQMERFWEAYRRIDGLG; encoded by the coding sequence GTGCCCAGCCCCACCCCTGGCGAGAGCCCGACCGTTCCCCCCTGCCCCCGGGCCCGGCCGGAGGTGGAGACCCTCACGGCCTACAGCGCCCCCCTGGAGGGGCGCCGCGGTCTGCTGCGGCTCGATTTCAACGAGAACACCGTCGGCCCCAGTCCGCAGGTGGTGGAGGCGATCCGCGCCATCCCGGCCGATCACTACGCCATCTATCCGGAGTACGACGGCCTGCGGGAGGCGGTGGTGCGCTCGCTCGGGGGCCTGGGCCTGACGCCGGGCCACATCGGCCTGTTCAACGGCGTGGATGCCGCCATCCATGCCGTCTTCCAGGCCTTCGGAGCGCCGGGCGACCGCCTGCTGACCACCAGCCCCACCTTCGGCTACTACACCCCCTGTGCCCGCATGCAGGGCATGGTGATCGAGGCGATTCCCTACCGCCTGCCGGATTTCGTCTTCCCGTTCGAGGCGATCCGGGCGGCCCTGGAGGCCCCGGGAACGGCGGCGGGTGCCCCACGGATCCTGCTGATCTGCAACCCGAACAACCCCACCGGCACCCGGCTGGAGCCCGAGCGGATTCTGGAGCTGGCGGCGGCGGCGCCGGACACCCTGGTCGTGGTGGATGAGCTCTACGAGGCCTTCACCGGCGACAGCGTGCTGCCGCCCCTGCTGGCGGGGGCGGAGGGAGCGGCGGGGAAGGCCGACCCGTTCGCCGCCGTTCCCAATCTGCTGGTGCTGCGCTCCCTGGCCAAGACGGCCGGCCTGGCGGGCCTGCGCATCGGCTTCGCCATCGGCGCTCCGGCGCTGGTGGAGCGGGTGGGCCGGGTCTGCGGGCCCTATGACATCAACAGCTTCGCGGTCACCGCCGCCCATGCCGCCCTGGCCGACCAGGCCTATGTGGACGGTTACGTGGCCGAGGTGCTGCGCGCCCGCGACCGGCTTGTGGCCCAGCTGCGCCAGTCGGGCGTGCGCCACCATGCCGCCGGCGGCAACTACCTGCTGCTCTGGCCCCGCCGGCCGGCCGCGGCGGTGGAGGCCGACCTGCGCCAGGCCGGCATCCTCGTGCGCTCGATGGCCGGCAAGGCGCTGATCGACGGCTCCCTGCGGGTCAGCCTCGGCACCGGCGCCCAGATGGAGCGCTTCTGGGAGGCCTACCGCCGGATCGACGGCCTGGGGTGA